In Candidatus Margulisiibacteriota bacterium, a single genomic region encodes these proteins:
- a CDS encoding ABC transporter ATP-binding protein: MKIYKILRAHILLITLLVAVSIIAALLESVGISMVFPILQSMTNMSTASIPFPFNKLSDLFAGMSLSTRFQLVAVILFVSTLIKGIFTYLSGILTGKLQIVVTKHARMDCVRQLMSVSMGYFNNRRASDLQLIIDGYTSSTAGALVNLIGSALPQLFTASIMLALLFMLSWQMTLYSIILVSIASVVLNIYSKRMRLVAQNLIDASYDFNKVLFDILHGMKIIRLFSRERFMVEKFENKVDSFNKATYGVVDISGRIGPLFEVTGIGVLALILFFGAFFVRSQGTAWVGILLAFLVFLTRIISPVKSLNQTRAAIISKLPALHELESFLNSDNKNYIVNGSKTFESLKDSLEFKNVEFGYVAGEVVLDGLDFKVKKGWKVGIVGHSGSGKSTISELLMRFYDPQKGAILLDGLDLKEYDLYSWRRHIGVVSQDIFLFHETVRTNISFGKENATDSEIELAAKRAHAHDFILGLPDGYDTFIGDRGVLLSGGERQRIAIARAILAEPEVLIFDEATSSLDTRSEQIVQQALDEIGKGKTVITIAHRLSTIVDSDMIIVVGEGKIKGMGTHPDLMQNNPVYRKLVEMQKLDPKNKCLA; encoded by the coding sequence ATGAAAATATATAAGATATTAAGAGCTCATATACTGCTCATCACGCTGCTTGTGGCGGTAAGCATAATCGCGGCGCTGCTTGAGAGCGTGGGCATTTCCATGGTCTTTCCGATACTGCAAAGCATGACCAATATGTCCACTGCCTCGATCCCGTTCCCCTTTAATAAATTGTCAGACCTCTTTGCCGGGATGTCTTTGAGCACAAGGTTCCAGCTGGTGGCGGTGATACTGTTCGTTTCTACTTTGATAAAAGGTATCTTTACATATTTGAGCGGTATCCTGACAGGCAAACTTCAGATAGTTGTGACAAAACACGCAAGGATGGATTGCGTCAGGCAGCTGATGAGCGTAAGCATGGGATATTTTAACAACAGAAGGGCTTCGGACCTTCAGCTGATCATAGACGGATACACAAGCTCAACGGCAGGAGCGCTGGTTAACCTTATCGGCTCGGCGCTCCCCCAGCTTTTTACGGCTTCAATAATGCTGGCGCTTCTTTTTATGCTTTCGTGGCAGATGACGCTATATTCAATAATTCTTGTTTCAATTGCGTCTGTTGTATTGAACATTTATTCAAAAAGGATGAGGCTTGTTGCCCAAAATCTCATTGATGCCTCTTACGATTTTAATAAAGTGCTTTTTGACATTCTTCACGGGATGAAGATCATAAGATTGTTCAGCCGTGAAAGGTTTATGGTTGAAAAATTCGAAAATAAAGTGGATTCTTTTAACAAGGCCACATACGGAGTTGTTGACATATCCGGAAGGATAGGGCCTCTTTTTGAAGTTACGGGGATCGGGGTCCTCGCATTGATCCTGTTTTTTGGGGCGTTTTTTGTGCGCTCGCAGGGAACAGCCTGGGTCGGGATACTGCTGGCATTTCTTGTCTTTTTGACAAGGATCATCTCTCCGGTAAAGAGCCTGAACCAGACGCGAGCGGCTATCATCTCTAAATTGCCGGCGCTCCATGAACTTGAGAGCTTTCTTAATTCCGATAACAAAAATTATATTGTTAACGGCTCAAAGACCTTTGAAAGCCTAAAGGACAGCCTTGAATTCAAGAATGTTGAGTTCGGTTATGTCGCAGGAGAAGTAGTGTTGGACGGCCTTGATTTTAAAGTAAAAAAAGGATGGAAAGTGGGGATCGTGGGCCATTCCGGGTCCGGTAAATCGACGATTTCGGAACTTCTTATGCGTTTTTATGATCCCCAAAAAGGCGCTATCCTGCTGGACGGCCTGGACCTTAAGGAATATGACCTGTATTCCTGGCGCCGGCATATCGGCGTGGTCTCTCAGGATATCTTCCTGTTCCATGAAACTGTAAGAACTAACATATCTTTTGGCAAAGAGAATGCTACGGACTCTGAGATCGAACTGGCGGCAAAAAGAGCCCACGCTCATGACTTTATCCTGGGACTTCCCGACGGTTACGACACATTTATCGGGGACAGAGGTGTTTTGCTCTCTGGAGGAGAGCGGCAAAGAATAGCGATCGCGCGCGCGATCCTGGCCGAGCCGGAGGTCCTGATATTTGACGAGGCTACCTCATCGCTGGACACCAGGTCAGAACAGATAGTGCAGCAGGCGCTGGATGAGATAGGCAAGGGGAAAACAGTCATAACTATAGCGCACCGGCTTTCAACCATTGTAGATTCGGACATGATAATTGTGGTCGGAGAAGGCAAGATCAAAGGCATGGGGACCCATCCGGATTTGATGCAAAATAATCCTGTCTATAGAAAACTGGTCGAAATGCAGAAATTGGATCCCAAAAACAAATGCTTAGCATAA